One Falco cherrug isolate bFalChe1 chromosome 11, bFalChe1.pri, whole genome shotgun sequence DNA window includes the following coding sequences:
- the TFRC gene encoding transferrin receptor protein 1 isoform X4 has product MSYTRFSIARQTDGDNSHVEMKLSADDEEGAETGRPEHLHASMSPPRRSGKNLFFLVIAAVLLLLIGFLIGYLSYRGRMQKASKCLDGSGKCEMTPTASYLAGGDDETEEEEVPGPRIIYWPDLRALLTDKLSARRLEDGLRQRVKKYSFEAGQNEDERIARYIHDEFTSFHLDEVWNDEHYVKLQVKGRSNNKVSIVENGLEEELESPDAYVAYSLSDSVVGKPVYVNYGRKADFQKIQKLGISLNKTITIFRAGKITLAEKVENAKEAGAVGALMYLDPSEYKDTDDLVPFGHAHLGTGDPFTPGFPSFNHTQFPPVESSGLPRIVVQTISSQAVGKLFSKMDGDSCFLEWKAGVLGCKVTLSSTSNMTVKVEVNNVMVDRRILNIFGVIKGYEEPDRYVVIGAQRDSWGPGAAKAGVGTAMLLELARVISDIVKNDGYKPRRSIIFASWSAGDYGAVGATEWLEGYSATLHAKAFTYINLDAAVLGFSHMKISASPLLYTLLERTMKGVKDPTKDSGSLYDRVGSDWVKTVVPLGLDNAAFPFLAYSGIPVVSFGFCNKDKEYAFLGTTEDTVENLKKIDKLSALMRAAAEVAGQIALRLTHDHELFLDFERYGEELLAFQEKILHYNQEVKALGLTLNWLFFARGDFQRATDALRRDIANSDREDRVVRRALNDRIMKVEYDFLSPYVSPQRAPFRHIFFGKGSHTLQSLLENLQLLTVGRDSVDVNELQQQLALATWTIKGAANALVGDIWDIDNEF; this is encoded by the exons GGTTTCTGATCGGCTACTTGAGTTATCGCGGACGAATGCAGAAGGCTAGCAAGTGTCTGGATGGAAGTGGCAAGTGTGAGATGACTCCTACTGCATCTTACTTAGCGGGTGGTGATGACGaaactgaggaagaagaggttcCTGGACCACGTATTATTTACTGGCCTGATCTCAGAGCCCTGTTGACAGATAAGCTGTCAGCCAGACGTCTTGAAGATGGCTTGAG GCAAAGAGTGAAAAAGTACTCTTTTGAAGCTGGCCAGAATGAAGATGAGAGGATTGCTAGATACATTCATGATGAGTTCACGAGCTTCCACTTGGATGAAGTGTGGAACGATGAGCACTATGTTAAGCTGCAGGTTAAAGGCAG GAGCAACAACAAAGTGTCTATTGTGGAAAATGGTTTAGAAGAGGAACTGGAGAGTCCCGATGCATATGTGGCCTACAGCTTGAGTGACTCTGTTGTT GGCAAACCAGTCTATGTGAACTATGGACGGAAAGCTGATTTTCAGAAGATACAGAAGCTGGGTATTTCCCTGAATAAAACTATTACCATCTTTAGAGCTGGAAAAATAACGCTTGCTGAGAAG GTTGAAAATGCCAAAGAGGCCGGAGCAGTTGGTGCCCTGATGTACCTGGACCCCTCCGAGTACAAGGACACAGATGATCTTGTCCCCTTTGGACAT GCTCACCTTGGAACTGGGGATCCTTTCACCCCAGGCTTTCCTTCTTTCAACCACACCCAGTTCCCACCAGTGGAATCTTCTGGACTGCCTCGCATTGTTGTTCAGACTATCTCTAGCCAAGCAGTAGGCAAGCTGTTCAG caaAATGGATGGAGACAGTTGCTTTCTGGAGTGGAAAGCTGGGGTCCTGGGATGTAAGGTGACACTGAGCAGCACAAGCAACATGACAGTGAAAGTGGAAGTGAACAACGTTATGGTGGACAGGAGGATTCTGAACATCTTTGGCGTTATCAAGGGATATGAAGAACCAG ATCGGTATGTTGTGATCGGAGCCCAGAGAGACTCCTGGGGCCCGGGAGCAGCCAAGGCTGGCGTTGGAACTGCTATGTTGCTGGAACTTGCCCGTGTGATTTCAGACATAGTGAAAAATG ATGGCTACAAACCAAGACGCAGCATCATCTTTGCTAGCTGGAGTGCTGGAGACTATGGAGCTGTGGGTGCTACTGAATGGCTGGAG GGGTACTCTGCCACGCTGCATGCGAAAGCCTTCACTTACATTAACTTGGATGCTGCAGTCCTAG GCTTCAGCCACATGAAGATTTCTGCCAGCCCATTGCTGTACACATTGCTGGAGAGAACTATGAAGGGG GTGAAGGACCCAACAAAGGATTCGGGAAGCCTGTATGACAGAGTTGGCTCTGACTGGGTAAAAACAGT TGTTCCCCTTGGTCTGGATAATGCAGCATTCCCTTTCCTGGCCTACTCGGGAATCCCAGTGGTTTCCTTTGGTTTCTGCAAT AAAGATAAGGAATATGCTTTCTTGGGCACTACTGAGGACACCGTGGAGAACCTGAAGAAGATTGACAAGTTGTCTGCTCTTATGCgtgctgctgcagaagttgCTGGACAAATAGCTCTCAGGCTGACCCATGATCATGAGCTCTTCCTGGACTTCGAGAGATACGGTGAAGAATTGCTAGCATTCCAGGAGAAAATTTTGCACTACAATCAGGAAGTGAAG GCACTGGGGCTGACCTTGAACTGGCTGTTTTTCGCCCGTGGTGACTTTCAGCGAGCTACAGATGCACTGAGAAGAGACATCGCAAACAGCGACAGGGAAGACAGGGTTGTCCGCAGAGCCCTGAATGACAGGATCATGAAG GTGGAGTATGACTTCCTCTCCCCATACGTCTCACCACAGCGTGCTCCCTTCCGCCATATCTTCTTTGGCAAAGGCTCCCACACCCTGCAGAGTCTGCTGGaaaacctgcagctgctgacagTCGGCAGGGACAGCGTGGATGTGAATGAGCTGCAACAGCAGTTGGCCCTAGCAACCTGGACCATTAAAGGGGCTGCCAATGCCTTAGTTGGTGATATCTGGGATATAGACAATGAATTCTAG